The stretch of DNA AACCACAGCGGCCGGATCACCGAACCGCTGCTCAAGGGCGCCGACGGCGTCCACCGTCCGATCGGCTGGGACGAGGCCCTGGAGCTCATCGCCGCCGCAGTCAAGACCACCCGCGCCCGGTACGGCGCGGACGCCGTCGGAGTCTTCGGCGGCGGCGGGCTGACCAACGAGAAGGCCTACCAACTCGGCAAGTTCGCCCGGCTGGCCCTCGGCACCTCCCGGATCGACTACAACGGCCGGTTTTGCATGTCCTCGGCCGCCGCGGCCGGAATGCGGGCCTTCGGCCTGGACCGCGGGTTGCCCTTCCCGCTGGCGGACCTCGACGCCGCCAGCACCATCCTGATGCTCGGCTCCAATGTCGCCGAGACCATGCCGCCGTTCGTGCAGCACCTGCAGGGCGCGCGCGACGCCGGCGGCTTGATCGTGGTGGACCCCCGCCGCTCGGCCACCGCCGCTTTCACGTCCGACGGCGGCGGCCTGCACCTCGCGCCGCTGCCCGGCACGGACCTTGCCCTGCTGCTTGGCCTCTCCCACGTGGTGATCCACGAAGGCCTCGCGGACGCCGATTTCATCGCCGCCCGCACCACCGGCTTCGAGTCCGTGGTCCGCAGCGTGGCCGGCTTCTGGCCGGAGCGTGTGCAGTCCCTCACCGGAGTGCCCGCCACCCTCATCCGGGACGCCGCCCGGCGGCTGGCCGACGGCGCCCGCCACGATGGCAGCTACATCCTCACCGGCCGCGGCGTGGAACAGCACGTCGACGGGACGGACACTGCCACGGCCGCCATCAACCTCTCGCTCCTGCTGGGGCTGCCCGGCTCCGCCCGCAGCGGCTACGGCACACTGACCGGCCAGGGCAACGGCCAGGGCGGCCGTGAGCACGGCCAGAAAGCGGACCAGCTCCCCGGCTACCGCAAAATCACCGATCCCGCTGCCCGCGCTCACGTGGCCAGGGTATGGGGCGTCCCTGAGTCGCTGATCCCCGGAGCCGGGGTGCCCGCCGTCGAACTTCTGAAGTCTTTGGGACAGCCCGACGGCGTCCGGTGCCTCTTCGTACACGGCGCCAATGTGGCGGTGTCCGCGCCGGACGCCAACGCAGTGATCAAGGGACTGCGCAGCCTGGACTTCCTGGTGGTGTGCGACTTCTTCCGGTCCGAGACCGCCGCCGAGGCGGACCTCATCCTGCCCGTGACCCAGTGGGCCGAGGAGGAAGGCACCCTTACCAACCTTGAGGGCCGCGTGCTCCGCCGCCGCCGCGCCCTCGCTCCCCCGCCCGGCGTGCGCACCGAGCTGTGGATTATGAACCGGCTGGCCGAGGCCCTGGATGCGCCGTCCACGTTCAGTGCGGACCCGGAGACGGTCTTCGAGGAGCTCCGGCTCGCATCCGCCGGCGGCCTGGCCGACTACTCCGGGATCGACTACGCCATGCTGGACCGCGGGGAGGCAGCCTACTGGCCCTACCCCGCCGGCAGCACCGGCACGCCCCGGCTGTTCCGGGACTCCTTCGCCCACGCCGACGGCCGGGCCGTGTTCACCCCGGTGACGCCCCGCCGTCGTAGGGCTTCTGCGGCGGGAGCCACGGCGGCCAAGGCCGGCTGGGCGGGCGCTGATCGACGCGGAACACCGATGACCCTGATCACGGGCCGGCTGATGGAGCACTACCAGTCCGGCGCGCAGACCCGCCGGGTGGCCGCCCTTGCGGCCGCCCAGCCCGAAGCCAGGCTGCAGATCCATCCCTCGGCCGCCGCCGCGCAGGGCATCGCCGCGGGCGACTTCGTCTCCATCTCTAACGAGCGCGGCGAGGTCAGCTGCCGGGCGGAACTCAGCACGGACATCCGGCCCGAGACGGTGTTCCTGCCGTTCCACTTCCCGGAGCTGGAGAGTGCCAACCGACTCACGGAAGCCGCAACCGATCCGATTTCCGGAATGCCGGAGTTCAAAACCAGCCAGGTGTGGGTCCGGCCAGAAATCGTTTCCAGTGCCGGTGCCGTGCACGCGAGCGTTCCCCAGATGGAAGGTGCCTCATGACTGAGCGGATTGTTGTGGTGGGCTTCGGGCCGGTGGCCGCGCGGCTGATTGACGAGCTGCTGCCGGCGGTGCGCAGCGGGCTGGCGCAGCTGACGGTGGTCGGCGAGGAAGCGGAGGCGGCGTACAACCGCGTGCTGGTGGCGGATCTTGGCGTGGGCCGGACTACGGCGTCTGCGCTGGCGCTGTCCGAGGCGGCCGCACTTGTTGCCGACGGCGTCGACGTTCGGCTCGGCGTCCGCGTCCGCCGCGTGGACCGCGCGCGGCAGCGGCTGATCCTCAGCGACGGCACCTCCCCCGGTTACGACCGGCTGGTCTTCGCCACCGGCTCCCGTCCGGTGATTCCCAACCTCACCGGGCTGAACCCTGACCCGGCTTCCCCGGTGCTGCCGCCGGGCGTGACCGCGCTGCGCGACCTGCGTGACGCCGCGGTTCTGCGGGCGGCGGTGTCGGGCGGCAAGCGTGTAGTGGTTCTCGGCGGCGGGGTCCTTGGCCTGGAGACGGCGCTGGCCGCGGCCGAGGAAGGCGCCACCGTGACCGTGGTGCACAACGGGCCGCACCCGCTGGGCCGCAACATCGACCGCGGTGGCGGCGCCGTCCTGGCCGCAAGCCTGCGGAGCTGCGGCGTCCGGGTGGCCGGCAACGCGCGGTCGGTCGGGCTGGAACACAACGGGCCTGACGGCGGTTTTTCGGCGTTGCTGCTGGACGATGGTTCCGCGATCGACGGCGACCTGCTGGTGCTCTCCTGCGGCGTCCGCCCCCGGACGGAGCTGGCGGAAGGCTGTGGACTCTCGACGGCGGCCGGGATCCTGGTGGACCACAAACTTCGGGCACACCACGAGCCGCACATCTTCGCGATCGGCGACTGCGCCGAGGTCCGCTGCCCGGAGCCGGAGTGCGTGGAGTGCCGGACCGCGCGTGGGCCGTCCGGGCTGGTGGGGCCGGGCTGGCGGCAGGCCGAATGGCTGGCCGACTACCTGACCCTGCTGGCATCCGGGGCTGTTTCGGAGGCCGACGAGTTGACTCCGTTGCCTGCGGAAAAGCCGGGCGTGATCGTTCTCAAGGCCCGCGGGATGAACATGGCCGTGGCCGGCGAGGTTGCCTCAGAACCGTGGGATGAGGAGGTGCTTTGTGGCGGGGCGGCTGCTGGCCGGGCCCGGTTGCAGATAGCCCAGTGGGCCGACCCCGAGCACGGCCGCTACGTAAAGATGACCACGCGTGCAGGTGTCCTCGAGGGGCTCGTGTCCGTGGGGATGCCCAGGACAGCGGCTGAGCTGGTCCAGCTGTTTGAACGCGGCGCGGAGCTCCCCGCGGATAGATCTCTATTGCTGCGGCTGGACGGGCCCGACCAAGCAACGTATGCGGGTGCGGCCGACCCGGAGCGGACCGTGTGCCGGTGCGCGGGCGTGAGCGGGACGAAGATTGCCGCGGCCGTTGCTTCCGGCTGCGGGACGGTGGCGGAGGTTTCCGGCGCGACGCGGGCCGGTACGGGGTGCGGAGGATGCCACGAGGACATCAAGGGGCTCATCGAGAAGCACTTCCAGGGGGTGGCGGCGTTGGGGTAGTTACCTCATCGCCGCCACGTTGCCCTACCCGCCGAACTCCGGCTGTCCAGCTTGGACCGATGCTAGAGTCATGCCCAACTGGGCCGAGGAGGGCAGTGAAGAAATGCGACAACCAGTGCACTACCTTGAGTCGACCGACTCGATCAGGTCTCGCTGGGACCCCACGTCGGTAACGGCAGTCGGGGGCCGCGAGGCGCATGCGCAGCTGTTCATCGAAACACTTCTAAGCATCGCCCTTGGCCGCGACATCGCTATTCAGCAGTCCTTTGCATTCGACTCGTACGCTTTCCAAATGGTGCTTGTCGACTTCAAGGCTGCCCACGATGCTGTCGCAGTTCCCCCCGCACTACTCGACAGCGTCG from Arthrobacter sp. B3I9 encodes:
- a CDS encoding molybdopterin oxidoreductase family protein codes for the protein MTNSADTHCPYCALQCAMTLTSRAAPAPALQPGPEPVPTAGSSLVEAPLEVTGRDFPTNRGGLCRKGWTSASLLNHSGRITEPLLKGADGVHRPIGWDEALELIAAAVKTTRARYGADAVGVFGGGGLTNEKAYQLGKFARLALGTSRIDYNGRFCMSSAAAAGMRAFGLDRGLPFPLADLDAASTILMLGSNVAETMPPFVQHLQGARDAGGLIVVDPRRSATAAFTSDGGGLHLAPLPGTDLALLLGLSHVVIHEGLADADFIAARTTGFESVVRSVAGFWPERVQSLTGVPATLIRDAARRLADGARHDGSYILTGRGVEQHVDGTDTATAAINLSLLLGLPGSARSGYGTLTGQGNGQGGREHGQKADQLPGYRKITDPAARAHVARVWGVPESLIPGAGVPAVELLKSLGQPDGVRCLFVHGANVAVSAPDANAVIKGLRSLDFLVVCDFFRSETAAEADLILPVTQWAEEEGTLTNLEGRVLRRRRALAPPPGVRTELWIMNRLAEALDAPSTFSADPETVFEELRLASAGGLADYSGIDYAMLDRGEAAYWPYPAGSTGTPRLFRDSFAHADGRAVFTPVTPRRRRASAAGATAAKAGWAGADRRGTPMTLITGRLMEHYQSGAQTRRVAALAAAQPEARLQIHPSAAAAQGIAAGDFVSISNERGEVSCRAELSTDIRPETVFLPFHFPELESANRLTEAATDPISGMPEFKTSQVWVRPEIVSSAGAVHASVPQMEGAS
- a CDS encoding FAD-dependent oxidoreductase, yielding MTERIVVVGFGPVAARLIDELLPAVRSGLAQLTVVGEEAEAAYNRVLVADLGVGRTTASALALSEAAALVADGVDVRLGVRVRRVDRARQRLILSDGTSPGYDRLVFATGSRPVIPNLTGLNPDPASPVLPPGVTALRDLRDAAVLRAAVSGGKRVVVLGGGVLGLETALAAAEEGATVTVVHNGPHPLGRNIDRGGGAVLAASLRSCGVRVAGNARSVGLEHNGPDGGFSALLLDDGSAIDGDLLVLSCGVRPRTELAEGCGLSTAAGILVDHKLRAHHEPHIFAIGDCAEVRCPEPECVECRTARGPSGLVGPGWRQAEWLADYLTLLASGAVSEADELTPLPAEKPGVIVLKARGMNMAVAGEVASEPWDEEVLCGGAAAGRARLQIAQWADPEHGRYVKMTTRAGVLEGLVSVGMPRTAAELVQLFERGAELPADRSLLLRLDGPDQATYAGAADPERTVCRCAGVSGTKIAAAVASGCGTVAEVSGATRAGTGCGGCHEDIKGLIEKHFQGVAALG